The Juglans regia cultivar Chandler chromosome 2, Walnut 2.0, whole genome shotgun sequence genome includes a window with the following:
- the LOC109013526 gene encoding protein ULTRAPETALA 1-like gives MLNEEELNDMSELDRGPRFLEVKCDCTNRKYGDFTGRLRISTCGHVVIAAWDRVQPQLSGRTTKRLLSRSRSVYPSTTKMHQIYMNICSTDSKSSERERKFHRDEFIKCSTCNKERMTFRLRNREQRPILCLFRLPQVPLWTLTAAHVPVKSRKAYLNKWGATQHFKYLIKCPT, from the exons ATGTTAAACGAGGAAGAACTAAACGACATGAGTGAGCTTGATAGAGGACCAAGATTTCTTGAGGTCAAATGCGACTGCACCAACAGAAAGTACGGTGATTTCACCGGAAGGCTTAGGATTTCTACCTGTGGCCATGTTGTGATCGCAGCTTGGGATCGAGTCCAACCCCAACTGTCCGGAAG AACGACGAAAAGGTTGCTCTCCAGATCAAGATCGGTCTACCCCAGTACTACAAAAATgcatcaaatatatatgaatatctgTAGTACTGACTCAAAAAGCTCCGAACGTGAACGAAAATTTCATCGCGATGAATTCATAAAATGTTCAACATGTAATAAGGAGCGCATGACGTTTCGTCTTCGAAATCGTGAGCAACGTCCGATATTGTGTCTGTTTCGGCTGCCTCAAGTGCCCCTATGGACTCTGACTGCCGCACATGTGCCTGTGAAATCAAGAAAGGCTTACCTCAACAAATGGGGCGCAACACAAcacttcaaatatttaattaaatgccCAACTTAG
- the LOC109013793 gene encoding uncharacterized protein YnbB-like isoform X1, protein MRVLSCASPAYPTHSLRASRPITTVRSSSRVLVSVSSRNNHKDLHLQDHPFVPEVVKAVDSLYSEFRAVDNLVARNTARVLKAFQNARVGSHHFGGCTGYGHEEAGGREALDQAFAEIVGAESAIVRSQFFSGTHAITCALFALLRPGDELLAVAGAPYDTLEEVIGKRDSQGLGSLKDFGVNYREVPLADDGGLDWDALVCAVKPQTRCALIQRSCGYSWRQSLSVNQIERAIKMIKMQNPNCLVMVDNCYGEFVESIEPPMVGADLIAGSLIKNPGGTIAPCGGYVAGRERWVKAAAARLSAPGLGVDCGSTPGDIMRAFFQGLFLSPQMVGEAIKGTFLLAEVMASKGYKVQPLPHVQRHDVVQAVQLGSRERLLAFCEAVQRSSPVASFTRPVAGTTPGYASEVIFADGTFIDGSTSELSCDGPLREPFAVYCQGGTHWTQWGLVLEEVLKYI, encoded by the exons ATGCGGGTCTTATCCTGCGCCTCTCCTGCGTATCCGACGCACTCTCTTCGAGCTTCCAGACCCATAACTACAGTTCGTTCAAGCTCTCGAGTCCTAGTCTCCGTCAGCAGCCGTAATAATCATAAAGATCTTCATCTTCAGGACCATCCCTTTGTACCGGAG GTCGTAAAAGCAGTGGACTCCTTGTACTCGGAGTTCAGAGCCGTTGATAATTTGGTGGCCCGCAATACTGCCCGTGTTCTGAAAGCTTTCCAGAATGCTCGAGTTGGGTCTCAT CACTTCGGCGGATGCACTGGCTATGGCCATGAAGAAGCTGGGGGACGGGAAGCACTTGACCAAGCTTTTGCAGAAATTGTTGGTGCCGAATCCGCAATAGTCCGCTCACAG TTTTTTTCAGGTACTCATGCGATCACTTGTGCTTTGTTTGCTCTTTTAAGGCCAGGAGATGAG CTTTTGGCAGTTGCCGGTGCTCCCTATGACACATTGGAAGAAGTTATTGGAAAGAGAGACTCCCAGGGACTAGGTTCCCTGAAAGATTTTGGAGTGAACTACCGAGAAGTTCCG CTTGCCGATGATGGTGGGCTTGACTGGGATGCACTTGTGTGTGCTGTGAAACCTCAAACAAGATGTGCACTCATCCAGAGGTCATGCGGTTATTCATGGCGTCAGAGTTTAAGTGTAAATCAAATAGAGAGGGCAATCAAGATGATTAAG ATGCAGAATCCTAATTGCTTGGTGATGGTGGATAATTGCTATGGTGAATTTGTGGAAAGCATTGAACCTCCAATGGTG GGTGCAGATTTGATTGCAGgcagtttaataaaaaatcctGGCGGAACCATTGCACCATGTGGTGGATATGTTGCAGGAAGAGAAAGATGGGTGAAAGCAGCTGCTGCTCGCCTCTCTGCACCAGGGCTTGGGGTTGATTGTGGTTCAACTCCTGGTGATATTATGCGAGCTTTTTTCCAGGGGTTGTTCCTTTCACCTCAAATGGTTGGTGAAGCAATCAAG GGGACTTTCCTGCTCGCTGAAGTTATGGCATCTAAAGGGTACAAGGTGCAGCCGCTTCCTCATGTCCAACGCCATGATGTAGTGCAG GCTGTACAGCTAGGGAGCCGTGAGCGTCTCCTTGCTTTCTGTGAGGCTGTTCAGAGAAGCTCCCCAGTTGCCTCGTTTACAAGACCAGTTGCAGGCACAACTCCTGGATATGCATCTGAG gTGATCTTTGCTGATGGAACCTTCATTGATGGGAGTACCAGTGAGCTCTCATGCGATGGACCATTAAGAGAGCCTTTTGCTGTATACTGCCAG GGTGGCACACATTGGACCCAGTGGGGACTAGTTCTTGAAGAggttttaaaatacatataa
- the LOC109013793 gene encoding uncharacterized protein YnbB-like isoform X2 — MLELGLMKYTCSLFNQHFGGCTGYGHEEAGGREALDQAFAEIVGAESAIVRSQFFSGTHAITCALFALLRPGDELLAVAGAPYDTLEEVIGKRDSQGLGSLKDFGVNYREVPLADDGGLDWDALVCAVKPQTRCALIQRSCGYSWRQSLSVNQIERAIKMIKMQNPNCLVMVDNCYGEFVESIEPPMVGADLIAGSLIKNPGGTIAPCGGYVAGRERWVKAAAARLSAPGLGVDCGSTPGDIMRAFFQGLFLSPQMVGEAIKGTFLLAEVMASKGYKVQPLPHVQRHDVVQAVQLGSRERLLAFCEAVQRSSPVASFTRPVAGTTPGYASEVIFADGTFIDGSTSELSCDGPLREPFAVYCQGGTHWTQWGLVLEEVLKYI; from the exons ATGCTCGAGTTGGGTCTCAT GAAATATACTTGTTCACTATTTAATCAGCACTTCGGCGGATGCACTGGCTATGGCCATGAAGAAGCTGGGGGACGGGAAGCACTTGACCAAGCTTTTGCAGAAATTGTTGGTGCCGAATCCGCAATAGTCCGCTCACAG TTTTTTTCAGGTACTCATGCGATCACTTGTGCTTTGTTTGCTCTTTTAAGGCCAGGAGATGAG CTTTTGGCAGTTGCCGGTGCTCCCTATGACACATTGGAAGAAGTTATTGGAAAGAGAGACTCCCAGGGACTAGGTTCCCTGAAAGATTTTGGAGTGAACTACCGAGAAGTTCCG CTTGCCGATGATGGTGGGCTTGACTGGGATGCACTTGTGTGTGCTGTGAAACCTCAAACAAGATGTGCACTCATCCAGAGGTCATGCGGTTATTCATGGCGTCAGAGTTTAAGTGTAAATCAAATAGAGAGGGCAATCAAGATGATTAAG ATGCAGAATCCTAATTGCTTGGTGATGGTGGATAATTGCTATGGTGAATTTGTGGAAAGCATTGAACCTCCAATGGTG GGTGCAGATTTGATTGCAGgcagtttaataaaaaatcctGGCGGAACCATTGCACCATGTGGTGGATATGTTGCAGGAAGAGAAAGATGGGTGAAAGCAGCTGCTGCTCGCCTCTCTGCACCAGGGCTTGGGGTTGATTGTGGTTCAACTCCTGGTGATATTATGCGAGCTTTTTTCCAGGGGTTGTTCCTTTCACCTCAAATGGTTGGTGAAGCAATCAAG GGGACTTTCCTGCTCGCTGAAGTTATGGCATCTAAAGGGTACAAGGTGCAGCCGCTTCCTCATGTCCAACGCCATGATGTAGTGCAG GCTGTACAGCTAGGGAGCCGTGAGCGTCTCCTTGCTTTCTGTGAGGCTGTTCAGAGAAGCTCCCCAGTTGCCTCGTTTACAAGACCAGTTGCAGGCACAACTCCTGGATATGCATCTGAG gTGATCTTTGCTGATGGAACCTTCATTGATGGGAGTACCAGTGAGCTCTCATGCGATGGACCATTAAGAGAGCCTTTTGCTGTATACTGCCAG GGTGGCACACATTGGACCCAGTGGGGACTAGTTCTTGAAGAggttttaaaatacatataa